The window CTGGACTCCGGGTTACCATGCTTATCGTACAGGTAGAGATACATACCTACATAACCGTCTTCTCGCACATTAACTGTGCGAAACCAACCACTGAGTGTAATTATTTCTTCCTCAAAAATGAAAGGGATGTAACCACCGATAAAACCGTAATCTTCTGCCGGCTCTATGTCTATGTAGTCTATTCTGAAGGAGCGTGTCCCGCTGTAGATGATCAGGGAATCACAGCACCCGGAGTAGCCCTGACCTCCAAAGGTCCAGCTAATCGGCATCAGGCTGTCATCATCCATCACTTCGAAGCCCATATTGTCCAGAACATCCGGTTGAATCTGTTCAGCACCGACCCTGGTAACTATCAGCATAGTACTCAGTATTGTAAGTATCCATATCTGATGTAATCCCACAAACATAAATTCCCCTCTATATGCAATTTCCGAAAATGGCCTTCATCGTATAAAATTCAGCGACAGGGACACAAAACACTGCTGGAAGTAGAATATATAACCTCCCTTTATCAGGCGCATTCTTGAATACCCGGAACTGTAAGAGGATTCCAGGTCTTCTCTCCTCCGATTTACATTTCATGCTGGATTGCAGTATACTACTATTTGAAAAATTTTGATACCGTTAATACTTCTTACGTAAAGGGGCTTATACAATGAAATATTTACTCATTCTTCTTGTTCTTTCCATTGGAGTGTTCGCTCAGGAAGTGGATACAGCACCAGCTGAGGATACCGCACCGGAGGAAACCACTTCAGAGGTTCTGGTGCCTGATGAGGAAAGCGCCTCAGAGGTTCAGGGTTTTAACAGAGTACATGGTTCCAGGGCCAATATCTCGCCGTTCTTTCGGGTTGGGGCAGGTCTCGGTCTTCAGATACATCAGGGAGGAACATGGATTCGCGACGGAGCTCAAACCCACTGGCACGGCGGTGAGTGGGAGGGTTTCAACGCAGGTGTGACAAACCTGTCCATGGGGGTTCTGGTAAGATCAGTGAAGTGTGCATTTACACTGGACAACACAACCGCATGGTTCAACACTCAGGGTTTCTGGGGTGACGATCCCCTCGCAGCCAGTTCAGTGACGGCTATTATGGCAACATGGTACCCGTCTGAAGCCTGGTCTGTAGGCGGAGGATTCGGTCTTTTCCTGCTTGGAACACCCTTTAACGAGTACGGCACTCTTTCAGGTCCTGCGGGTATGGCAACTTTCGGCAGGAGGGTAGCAGAGGATGTTTTTGTTGAGGGAAGGCTGTTTGTAGGTATGATCCGGCAGGATCACAGTGAGGTATCTGATACCGGACTTGTTATTGGAGCCAATGTAGTCGTAAATGCCGATATGATATTCTGACCTGCCAGGATTCTCGATCACTCCGGCTCGGTCGGATTGCGACCTGTTTATCCATCACCGGCTTTCTTTGGCTTATCGGTCTTGGCGGTGTGGCCGTAGTTGTCATCCTGCGCTCAAATACGGAGGATGCTAGGAATCGTTGCAAGGTCTTAATAATCTGGACGAAGACAGACACTTTCCTTAATCAAGAAATTCCATTACCGATTTGAAAAATATCCAGAACCGCTGAAGCGATGAAATACTGACCTTCTCCCCTGGAATATGAACATCTCTTATATTAGGTCCCATGGAAATCATTTCCATTCCGGCAATCCTGTCACCGATAATCCCGCATTCGAGACCGGCATGAATTGTTTCTATAACTGGTTCATTGCCTGTAACTTCCCTATAGATATTTGCTATTTTTGTCAGCAGTGCGGAATTTGAATCGGGCATCCATCCGGGATAGGCGGAACCTGCCCTGAAATCACAGAAGGCAAGCTCAGCGATTGCTGCAGCTCTGGCGGCAAGTGCCTGTTTGGCGCTGTCCATAGGGCTTCTTGCTGCGAATTCAAGAATAAATCTGTCCTCTTTCATTGAAGCGATAGCCATGTTTACAGAGGTTTCAACAAGTCCTGGAACCACTCCACTCATTTTTTCAACTCCGTGAGGCATCGAGAGAAGCAGATTTATTATCCTGATAGTGATCTCCTGTGAAACCGGTTTTCTATCTGTTGCGGTGGACTGAAGAGTTGTTTCGATACCTTCTTCAATACCTTCATACTCTCTCTTCAGTTCTATGGTTGCCCTTTGAATTAATTCCCTGACAGCATCAACAGACTGTTTTTGAATTGAGATAACAGCTATCGCGGTTCTCGGAATGGCATTTCTTTTTGATCCGCCTTCTATATCAGCTATCAGACAATTATGATGATTGCAGATTCTATGAAGAATTCTGCCAAGGAACCGTATTGCATTACCCCGGTTTTTATTGATCTCCATTCCGGAATGACCACCTCTGAGTCCGGTGATTTCAAGACGATAGTATTCCGCAGGTACATCCGTCCGGTCAAAATTCATGGACACTGTGAAATCAAGCCCACCGGCACAGCCAATGGTAAAAACACCTTCGTCTTCAGAATCAAGATTGATGAGACGCTTCGATGTAATCCATTCGGAATCCAGTTGAGCAGCACCAGTAAGACCTCTTTCCTCATCTGTTGTGAAGAGACACTCCAGAAAAGGATGTGAAATGTCATCAGAATCGAGAACTGCAAGCATCAGCGCTACACCGATTCCGTTATCAGCGCCAAGAGTAGTCTTTTTTGAAGTAACCCAGTCTCCGTCAATTTCCGGAATAATGGGATCGCTGGTAAAAATATGTGAACTGTCATCGGTTTTCTCAGGGACTATATCCACATGAGCCTGCAGAACGAGTGATGGATGAGAAGCTGCGTTCCCCCTTCCGGGTGAAGTTATCAGAACATTGTTAACATCGTCCCGCTTCACCGGAAGGTTCCTTTTTCCTGCAAAGTCAACAAGAAAATCAGCTATCTCTTTTTCACTGCCTGAAGGTCTGGGAATTCGGGATATTTCCTCAAACCAGAACCATATTTCTCCTGGTTCAATCTCTGAAAGTACTCGCATAAGGTTGATCCTCTCCGCTTTTCTGAAAACTACTCATAAAATAACTGAAAAATACTCTTCCTGCATCTATGTTCGGTCCATCAGCTTGAATAGTGGCAAGATCGAAACCATTCTCTTCAAGGAGCCTTCTCTCCTTAAAGAAAAGATGATTCCCATCCTTCCTTGAGAATTCAGGATGAAATTGCAGGCTGAGAATTCTCCTGGCTTTATCCATGAAACCCTGAATTCCAGTATGTCTGCTGGTCGCAATTATTTCAGCACCGGACGGCAGAACAACAACCTCATCAAAATGAAACTGAAAAACCCTCGAAATCGCTCTCACACCCTGGATATTCAATCCGGTTCCTGTTATTACAGCATTCCTCCAACCCGCTTCAAGTCCATTATTACATTTCCTTACAGATGATGGGCCGACCAGAACCCTGCAGAGCAGCTGATGACCGTAGCAGACACCCATTTGCGGTATTCCGTTCTCCACGCAGGAGAGAATGACTCTTTCAGCCTTTGAATAGAATTCAGCATCAGAACAGATAGACAGGCTCGAACCGGTATGCATCACATGTGTAAATACACCAGTATCAGGAATATCCTCGCGAGAGTAAACGAATACAGTTGTTGATTCGCATTCATCCGGAAGCCAGCGCCTGAAAAGAGGACCTTCAGAACGGTCTACCGAATAATCAAGAATAAGAACATTTGGAGGATGAATCATATCCGTATCACTCCGGAATCAGGTATTCTCAATAACGATCTTATGATTCATTTGAACACTGCATCGAAATATGGCTGATACACCGCAATACCTGTCCTGAGAAAGAGATACAGCCCTTTCAATTTGCTTCCTCGGTAGTTTATTCCCCCTGAAGAGGTACTCAATGTTTATGAATTTGAAAACTCTGGGATGATCCTCAGTATAGTCACCGCTGGCACTGACAGTGAGAGTATAGTTCTCAACCTTCATCTTCTTGAGAATGGACACAACATCCATTCCGGTGCAGCCGATCAGTGCTGTTAGAAGAAGGTTTTTAGGCCTGGGACCTTTATCTTCCCCGCCGAATTCCTCAGAGCCATCAATAACAAACCTGTGACCGTCCTGTTCAACGGAGAATGCAAGTCCTCCAAGCCACATAGCAGTGCTTACAGCCATTGATTCCTCCATGTATCAATCCTTGTATCGAAAAGAAGTATATAAAATAAGCATTTATAAGAGTAAGGGAAATACGAGAAAGATCGGAATATTCTGTGATTCAAATCATACCGGATTCATGACAGAATCAGGATACCTGCTATATCGCAGTTCAGGGAAAGCTGCTGAATCCCATGAAATTTGACACTTTCCAGGTATCATCCTCCCGGACAAGCTTTACCTCAAAAGGAAGCTCCATCCCGGCAGAACTGACAAATGTCAGTGGAATATCAAGATTACTGCCATTTAAGGTGTATTCTCCTATCTCCATCTCGTACATCGAGTAACGAGCAATCATTATTGGGAGAGAGAGTGTGAATTCAAGATATTCCAGAGTTGACCAATCATCTATATCACTTGCTGTCGCGGTGTATCCAGCGGCAGCAAGACGGTTCATAGTTAATTCTTCATCTCGATCAAGACTTTCCTTCAATACATCCAGCA of the Candidatus Aegiribacteria sp. genome contains:
- a CDS encoding OsmC family protein; the protein is MAVSTAMWLGGLAFSVEQDGHRFVIDGSEEFGGEDKGPRPKNLLLTALIGCTGMDVVSILKKMKVENYTLTVSASGDYTEDHPRVFKFINIEYLFRGNKLPRKQIERAVSLSQDRYCGVSAIFRCSVQMNHKIVIENT
- a CDS encoding type 1 glutamine amidotransferase yields the protein MIHPPNVLILDYSVDRSEGPLFRRWLPDECESTTVFVYSREDIPDTGVFTHVMHTGSSLSICSDAEFYSKAERVILSCVENGIPQMGVCYGHQLLCRVLVGPSSVRKCNNGLEAGWRNAVITGTGLNIQGVRAISRVFQFHFDEVVVLPSGAEIIATSRHTGIQGFMDKARRILSLQFHPEFSRKDGNHLFFKERRLLEENGFDLATIQADGPNIDAGRVFFSYFMSSFQKSGEDQPYASTFRD
- a CDS encoding aminoacyl-histidine dipeptidase, with protein sequence MRVLSEIEPGEIWFWFEEISRIPRPSGSEKEIADFLVDFAGKRNLPVKRDDVNNVLITSPGRGNAASHPSLVLQAHVDIVPEKTDDSSHIFTSDPIIPEIDGDWVTSKKTTLGADNGIGVALMLAVLDSDDISHPFLECLFTTDEERGLTGAAQLDSEWITSKRLINLDSEDEGVFTIGCAGGLDFTVSMNFDRTDVPAEYYRLEITGLRGGHSGMEINKNRGNAIRFLGRILHRICNHHNCLIADIEGGSKRNAIPRTAIAVISIQKQSVDAVRELIQRATIELKREYEGIEEGIETTLQSTATDRKPVSQEITIRIINLLLSMPHGVEKMSGVVPGLVETSVNMAIASMKEDRFILEFAARSPMDSAKQALAARAAAIAELAFCDFRAGSAYPGWMPDSNSALLTKIANIYREVTGNEPVIETIHAGLECGIIGDRIAGMEMISMGPNIRDVHIPGEKVSISSLQRFWIFFKSVMEFLD